The Yamadazyma tenuis chromosome 2, complete sequence sequence ATAACCGACTCGGGCACTAAAAAAATGTAAGTTTCAACTGCACAAGTGTAATTGGGTTTTGTGTCTAAAAATATCCAAGGTTTGCACTAGACTCCTTTTAATGGGCTTATTACGACATACCATGGTAATACTCTTCGTATGAATTCTAGAAAGCCCTCCTGtttgatgttcaacaaataAGCATCTTCCTGCCCATTTCTTGAAATGGACACCTAAGCAAAACCtttgaaaatcaaaaacaaaaaaatcCCTCCATAAAAACTCTTCGTTTACCATAAAGGTGaaaatttgaaaattgTTTGGAACCTCTGCACTACTGCATTTTTTTATTAACAATAGAGCGGGTTGTGGTGTAACCCCGTATAATTAATTCCTTGCTGTTTACAAAATCGTCAGGGTGGAAAATTCCTTTCATATATCCCCAATTCTTGTCACATATTCCTCTCATCTGATATCCTCATGAACATTCACTTGGCTGATTCGTTGGAAGAGTTCGATATTAGCTATATCGAATCCTACAATCAATGCGTTCTGTCGGTTTATTCTGACGACGCCGACGCCTTAAGAAGCAGATCCAATTCCATCTCCTCTAAAACTTCCCAATTAACCTTACTGTCACCGTTGATGAACAACCCCGATGACTACTCCACTGCCAAATCAGACGCCAAAATCCTGATTTTCTCCGACCGaaaattgaagttgacgTCCAAGGACGTCCAGGACTCTGAACGTACCTATAACGTCAAAGATTTTAAACGACCGCCATTGAAGCCCCTGGCCACCTTGGACCTGATCCCATGTAAGAAGACTTTGAGGCGAAATATGGGAAACCCTTTTTATCGGCCTCCACCTCCTATTCGAGCCAATTCCACAGGATTTCCTCCCTTGGTGAATGGCAGCCCCGTGAAGAAACGGAAGCTTTCAATTGACCGGTCAATGTCGTCGTTCGAGCTGTTGCTCTCATTGGCGGAGCGACAGCGTATTGACTCAGAGAATGAGGCCGACCACGATGaccatcttcaccaccatcttcaccaccacctgGCAGGCCACTCGTGCCACGATCTCCACGACACCGATGTCCTGAGCTCCAGCTCGGCTGACGGCAGCACTCTGCCACTTTCATGACCCCCACGACTTGACATCTATAGACCCTGTATTTTAATGGACACTGTATTTTACCTCATTGTAATCTACCTAGAGACAGAAATAGTAGTATATATATTGTGTCGACGACGGCTGGTGGTGCAGATAACTACTCGTCACCGGCCATTATCATCGTCGTAGACGGTGAACGGGTTTATTTCCTGTCATTCTGTTTTCGAACAGTACGGCCATTTTGTGCTAACGGCATTTTTTAGGGGTTCACGGACACACTTGGCTTATCAACGGATCCAACGCCTGTGGCAACGTTTCAGCAGCATCTCCTCGAAACCCCCATACACCTTCTTGCTGTCCATCCACCACCGAATCCTCAATATCTGTATTAAAGATAGCCACCTTCCCACCCTTATACCGCACTCTGTCCACGTACCCGTTGGCCGGATACACGGTGCCACTGGTGCCGaccaccaacatcaagtcAATAGGtccttgttcaataaaCCCATCGATGCGGTTCAAGAGCTGGAGTGATAGACTCTCTCCAAACCACACCACCCCTGGCCGGAGCAAGTCACCACAGGCGGGGCACCGTGGGAGCTCGCTGTCGTCGAGCTGCTTCACTGGCGTGAATTCGGGCGACACGCTGGCCCCGTCCGTGTCTTCATCTCCATGCATCAGCCGCTTGCGACCACTACGATCAAATTCTTCCTCTGTTCCCCCCAACGCCGGCGTCAACGGGTCGACAAAGTTGTCGTGGTCTACGTAGTTACAACCGAAGCTGGTGCACCGTAGATCGAATAACAGTCCGTGGATTTCGTGGAGTTTATGTCGTGGGGTTCCTGCTCGTATCAGAAGCCCATCGACGTTCTGAGTGATTGTAACAAACTCCACCGAAGGAACCTGCGAGAGCCGTGCTAACGCCAAGTGACCGGAATTGGGATGGGCTTTGAGGGCCGCGTGCCGTCGGTACAGGTAGAATTGCCATACCAACCCAGGATCAATGTAAAACGCATCTGGGGTTGCAAGATCAATCATGTTGAAATTCTTCCATAGACCTTGCGAACCTCGAAACGTCGGAAGTCCCAGAGAAGCCGATAGTCCGGCTCCCACAAGCGCCACTATACGCTTGCTGTGCCGCAAATGGTCCTGAAACTCCATCATCAGCTTGTTTAACCTGGTACTCATTGTCTGTAAATATTACGAGGTTCGCGACTACTCTACAAAATGCTTTGTCTTGTCTGACTTCTATATGTATTCCTTGAATGCCAGTATATCGTACACAAACTAATCGTCCAACTGGTTTTATTTGATGTTTATACTTGTGATGCCTTCCAGTTCAAATATCGGGCAGAATGGCCCACCACAGACGCATCTTGTGATACAAGCCGTTGCGCCAAAAGCACCGGTGGGGAACGATACCAAACGATTTCAGTCACACCCGAACCATCTGTTCTCCGTCTCTTGGTGATGCCATCACTAACTGCCGCAAGGCTTTCGGTATCTTCTATCAAGTACGACACCGTGCCTCCTGGGAGCACCTTAGAATGACTCGACGTAGAGGCATGAAAGTTATTAGCTTGTCCCGAGCCACTTGGGGTGGTTTGACGACGGGTTGGAGCTTCGAACCGGAGCCTTTGAGGACCTGCAATGTATGGTTTGGGGGCAGGAGGCGTTGGTTTATACCGATTCATGTCATAAAATTCTTGGGGAGGTGATTGAGCCAATCCACTAGCCACAGGTGGAGCGAGCACCGCCGATGTGACGGACGGGGCCCCGGCAGCTGCGTAATAGCTTGATACTCCTCCGGTGAGCATGGGATTGGAAGACAGAGGGGTATAAGCACTTCCATAACCAGGTACATTGGATCCATAGCCAGCATTGGAGCTTGTGGCAGGATACCCTACCGACTTTGACTGGGAAATAGGCGTGAAGAGGTACGCCTTTCTGTTGTTGACCacatcatcattttctGGACTAGCAGTCACGTTAGGACTGGTGTAATATTGTCCCAAGTCATCGTCTCTATCAGGTTCCCGCAAGTATACTGATCCTACAAGTGGAGGAGCATTTGGATGGGCTCCCTCCGTCACATTGGGGATAGACATATTAGTGTCCACCCCACTAGGAAGTAATGCCCTAATTGGGGACTCGTATTTGATTAATTTTCGGGGTTCCCGTAATGGAATCACTGGTGGTTCAGGATGGTCTCTTATTTCATCTGGTAAACAAGCTCTCCAGGTTCTGATTCTATTGAACACATGGTTAGACTCGTTATAACGGAATTCGCAAATGAACCAAGGAGAACCTTCTGGAATGACTCCTTTTTCGAGATCTCCCTTCTGGTATCTGgtcaaaaacaccacaTAACATGGCCCTATAATTTCAGAAGCTATATGGTCTCTGTATTGTCCAGTTTTGCACACTTCATTCAGGTAAAACAACCGGTCATACCTATGACAAGTTTGTTCAGCACGGTAATACCAGCATGCATTGAAATACTTGGTGCCATCTTTCAAAGACCAGAGACGGAAAATTTGTCCCACTGTAGGCTTATCGGGTTCATTAGGGTTGTTAATAAGCACCCAATCTCCAACCCGGTAGATGTATCCATTGACTTCAAGCGAATCAAGAGGGAACCTCACAATCCCATCACCCCCAGGGGCAGCAAACGCCATCAACTCTTGTTCCAGCCGTTGTAATTCCTGAGCAATCATATTTGTggcttcttgttcaagcaTGTTAAGATCTTGGAATATCTGGGCAGAGTGGGTACCATAAAACAATTTATTGTTGTAGaataccaagttcaaatccGCCAAAAACTCATCGACGTTGTTATACTTACGAGTTCTCAACTTACCCTTAATCTCGAAGAGGGAAACAGGTTCTGATACCACCTTATAGTACTCAGGATACGAGTTACGATCTGGTAACCGGTCAAAGAAGGGGATGTTAAGAGGTACTTCGGGTCCATTCTtaagtttcttcaagttcttcaagattaaCTTGATGCGGGTTTCGTATGGTTTATCGACAGTTGGAGGTCTACCACGACGAATCCCAGTTTCAAGGCCAGTGATGTGTTTGGAAGATTGGGCATATGGAGAACTGTATTGAGGGCGCATACCTTGGTATATATCACGACGAGGTTGGGGTGTCATAGACTGATACTCATCATAGTCATCATCGTCTCCTTGGTTGTCACCGTAATCTTCATCCTTAACGTCAGGGGTGGCACTTTCCAACGGAACCAAGGGCTCATCATCCGCTGGAAGTGGACCCAAGTCGGGATAATGTAACAGCTCATGATCAATAACTGATTTATCTTGAGCTAACCTGGGAATAATCCTGTCTTTCAAATAGTTATCCAAAATCACAGCATGAGTATACACCCGAGATTGACGCTGGTTGTACAAACGGGCGTTCCAAGTGATTTGGGTAAGATCCTGGATGAACTCCTGGCCAGACGTATAGCCGAATTTCTTAACTTTTTGTCTCACACTGTGAAGGGAGATTGGGTTCTTAATGTACTTGTAGTAGTCAGTGCCTGAACGCAAAGGAAGACGCTGAAAAGTTTCGAACACTGGGAACCCAGTGGAGTCTTGTAGTTCAAGAATCCCATCGATTGAATGATTCAACCGATTCCCGAGTTTCTTGCGTTCTCTTTCGATAGACATTTGAAGGTTGGTTTTAACTTGTGTAGTTTTTAATGTTTTGACGCGAAAGGTTTTCGGCGAGCACGGGTCGCGCACGATAGAATCACGTGATTAATATTCTCTCTTGTCGTGCCTGTGATCTTGCAACCCTAAGCAGCATCAGGAATCGGTAATTTGGGTTAATGACTAACCATTGTACCATATTGACTGTTCATGCACTTATTTTGTCTTGACAAATCCCCTGTTAATTACATCAACATTCCATCTTAAATTTGTCCAattatcttcttctcacATCTTTGTTGCTCTCCTTACAACTAACAATAATGATAAGAAATGTAAAAATCGCGGCAACGACAGAAGCCAGCCATTCTCATATATATATTATTGACTAGCACCAGAGATCACATGGTACCATAGAGCCAGTCGCATTGGACTCAGAAGGTCCAAATGAACTAGATAACCGTTTTCTCGGGCTCCAAGGCCCCAATAGCCGCCTCGTTTAGATTACtgcaaaatcttgaaataTTAGCCTTTACGGTATTACCCAGCCGCACTGCTGCTATTGTTTGAACACAACCGAAAATGAGATATTCTATAAGAAAACTTGAATCCGCCCTTTCTTGAGTCGACTCATCTCCTGACGATGAATACCTGGACAATAGTCTTGGCGGTGGAATTaattgtgtttgtgattGCATTACTCGTTACGTTCTATGTCCTTTTTGCAACCTAccagtacttgaaagagAACGACCTTTTCTACCTCCATGTCTTGTTTCTATATCCCAGCTTTTGGCAAGCATTATCAGCAACCTTGGGATTGGTGTACATTACCCAGGCTTGGCAAGATGTATGGTTTATTCTTAATAGTTTCTTTGAAATCCTTGGAACTGCCTTCACGCTTGTATACTTGAACCGTATTCTCAAGCTCTATTTCAGGAAAACCGGCACCTCATACTCATTGTTCAATTATCCAGTTCTATTCTTTGATCTAGCAGCCGTCATTTTGTGTCTAGTGGGTCTCATACAACTCACATCCACCTTTGTGTACTATAAAGCTGGAGTTGTGGTGTTGACATCATGTTTCGTTATACTCGAGATCGTGACGATAGTGAATCTTCTCAGTTCTCCCCACAAAAAGTTCTTTGGATTAATTACAGTTGCAAATACCCTTATGGTAGCCAATGGGGCCTACTATATTTATATTGCGTTCAACGAAATCATGCTTTTTCAATGGGCCAACTACATTCTTTTCGTGGTGCTTGTGTTTGTAACCAAGTTCGTATGCCTTGCCATGGCCCCTTTTATGGTCAGCAGCTTAACTTCCATCGGAGGCAAAGAGGAATAGTACATTCATTAGACTATACACATCATAGGTACTTACATTACATAGGTTTAATGGTTAACAAAAGGTTATAAGACATGATTTTATTAGATCTAGTGGTCTAGATATAGTAATCTACGCAGCAGGGTCTCCAAAGATTCCCCAGTGCTGTTCCACATTATATGCTCCTGGGTCCTTCCAGTAGTCGGTGTAAGTGGTGAACATCAACACATCATCTCCTAACGTCTGTCCAATACTTTTAACAGCAGCCAACTGGTTGGCTACCGATGGCACGCAGGATCCGTATGTATCTCCCTGAGTGGGCCAGCCAGACTCGGTAATAAACACCTTCTTGCTACTTCCGCACACCGATTTCAAGGCTGCAATTTGCTCTTGCAACCATGGACCAGAATTGCTGGGATCAACTCCTCCGTCCCAGAATGGGTGGCAATTGACAGCAAGATAATCGGAGGCATCACACAACGATGGGTTGCCCTTCACCGCCACCAATGTGTCCACTGAAACAAGTGAGCCCGTATAGTCGGAAGCATTACTTTTAAACCACGCGCGGGCAGTCTGCATTGCTGACACTATTTGCGACGCAGTAGCAGTGCCAGCATTCACCAACTCGTTCCCAATCAGCACCGTATGAATGGCATCCCAGCCTCTGGTGGATCCTTCGACCGCCGTCTTTAATGTCAGCAAGTCGGTATTTATGCTGGAATCGTCGATATTGTAGATCCCCACGAAAACCTTCTGGCTCGAGCTGATGGTTGCAAGAACATTGTCCACACCTGAGCAGTCGACCCCGTAAAGACGAATAATGCCGAAGGCCGACAACACGTCCATGTCGTGTTGCACTTGAGACTGTGATTTGCACAGTCCGGACTTGGTGTAGGGAGAGTAGGCAATTCCGGCCCCCAAGGCTGCGTACGTTTCGACTTGGTTATAGTCAGACGGAGTTTCAGGTGAGCTGGTGGATGTCAGGCTCAGGTCCGAGTCGGTACTAGTAGTGGCAGATGCTACCACGGAAACGGAAGTAGAGGCGGTGGCAGCGGTGGTGGCACTGACCTGGGTGGTTTTTCTCGAGGTTCTGCCGAAAAGGGTATCAAAGAGGTCAAATATGCCATTGTCATTGTCGTCACTAGAAGAAGCGGcggcggtggtggtggcagcgGCCGCAAGGGATGTGGTGGCAGGGGTTGCCAACGacgtggtggtggcggcggcggtggtggtgctATCGTCGTCTCCACTGAGCCATCCTCGGAGCCCACTGAGAAGACTGCCAAAGAGGCCACCGGATGATCTGGTGGAGGTGGCGGCAGCAGTGGTGGCTACCGCTGCAGCAGTCAGGGTGGTGGCAGCGGCAGTGGCCTGGATGTAGTCTGAAAGGGCCAAGTCAACTGTGGTGACCAACGTCACGTAGTCGACATCTCGCTTGTGGAATCGCTCATCTTTAATGGCAGCTGCCGATACGGTTGACGCTGCCAACAAGGAAAGAAACACAGAAGTTTTTAGCTTCATAAGGAATGGACCGATGAGTAGCTGAAATAGACCGGGATTGTGGGCAAAATTCCTAGTTTTATATAAAACGACGACGGTGTTGGTTAAGAAATCTAAGGTTGACACATCTTTAGAAATTGCCTAATTAGGCAATGTAATGGACCATGGTTGCAGCACTGCCTGAACTTTTGCGAGCCTAATAAGGAAATTTGTGCAATGTTCTTAGTTCTTGGGGTATGACCTAATTAGGCAACAATGGATGGGTAGGCATGATCCATCTAGGGGTTGGCAAAATGTCTTCTCCCTTTGGGGCATCGGTGCTTTACAACCTGTTTCATGAAAGTGTTGATACAGTAGCTTGTGGGCGCGTGAAATTCATACCCTAGACTTTGCATCCCCACAAAACCAAACAAAGTTTAGACTGCTTCAATAAGTGCTCTACTGGAAGCATACTTGACCTTACAGAGGGAAAGCCTTTGGGATGACCGAAATAAATTCTCATTCATAGGTGATAATTAGTGAAATGGGACATAGTAGGCCTCgcatcaacaatgccaaCAGGATTCTCACCCTCTCCTGTTAATGAACCATGTTCTCCTCTTATAACAAGGCTCAGCTCGAACTGTCTTGTGGTTTGCTCAAACTAATGTCGCATTCATGGAAACCTGCGACGGTTTTCCAACGCAATAGACTTTTTCTTGCCTAAATAGGGCATTCCTAGGGCCAGGTTATGAGAAAACATGTAAATGGGGTTGGCTTTTACGGCCATAGTGTATTGTGTAACCTAATGATTAGGAGCATGCTGAATTTCACTACCCCAGCTGATCTCAGCTCCACTTCCCCGTTAAATAATAACGGTGGGGAGGCAAATCATCTCATCGGTTTGCACCAAGTTTGATAAGCTCCTAAATGCTCGCGGTGACAATACTTTTGCAACTTGATTGTCAATATACTGAGTATACATTATGACTATCTaaatatcttcaatatATACCAGAAGCACACAAACATAATTATAACACCACCCCAGAAGAGCCATTTATCCTGTCTGGCTCTTCTCTCAATGGTTCTTATAGTTGTTTGGCTCACGCCAAGAGTCATTAAGCTCAGTTCAAACCGGGCCCCCAATTGCTGTAAGATTTGGTTCTGCTCCACTATATCCTCGAATGCTTGCTGTCCCATCTCCAAGATTTGGTCCAACTGCTGTGAACCTCTTTGTAGAGCGTTTTTCTCGTTGTATAGTCCTTCCAGGTACGCCATGCTTTgcagttgttgttgctggGATGCCGGCTCGGATCCCCCTGTCTGATCATATGGATTATCAGAAACATGCTGAGTATGACGACGGCCCAAAAGCTCTTGCCTATTGGATTCATGAATGGTGCTCTCACGTTGAACTTTCAAGTCATCGAATTTCCGGGTGAAGTCTGCCAACTCCTGTTCAAATCTCTCCAATCGCGCGTCATGTTTAG is a genomic window containing:
- a CDS encoding uncharacterized protein (COG:B,K; EggNog:ENOG503NWJS), which produces MSTRLNKSMMEFQDHLRHSKRIVALVGAGLSASSGLPTFRGSQGLWKNFNMIDLATPDAFYIDPGLVWQFYSYRRHAALKAHPNSGHLALARLSQVPSVEFVTITQNVDGLSIRAGTPRHKLHEIHGSLFDLRCTSFGCNYVDHDNFVDPLTPALGGTEEEFDRSGRKRSMHGDEDTDGASVSPEFTPVKQLDDSELPRCPACGDLLRPGVVWFGESLSLQLLNRIDGFIEQGPIDLMLVVGTSGTVYPANGYVDRVRYKGGKVAIFNTDIEDSVVDGQQEGVWGFRGDAAETLPQALDPLISQVCP
- a CDS encoding family 17 glucosidase (EggNog:ENOG503P08F; COG:G); protein product: MKLKTSVFLSLLAASTVSAAAIKDERFHKRDVDYVTLVTTVDLALSDYIQATAAATTSTAAAVATTAAATSTRSSGGLFGSLLSGLRGWLSGDDDSTTTAAATTTSLATPATTSLAAAATTTAAASSSDDNDNGIFDLFDTLFGRTSRKTTQVSATTAATASTSVSVVASATTSTDSDSSSTSTSSPETPSDYNQVETYAALGAGIAYSPYTKSGSCKSQSQVQHDMDVLSAFGIIRLYGVDCSGVDNVLATISSSQKVFVGIYNIDDSSINTDLSTLKTAVEGSTRGWDAIHTVSIGNELVNAGTATASQIVSAMQTARAWFKSNASDYTGSLVSVDTLVAVKGNPSLCDASDYLAVNCHPFWDGGVDPSNSGPWLQEQIAALKSVCGSSKKVFITESGWPTQGDTYGSCVPSVANQLAAVKSIGQTLGDDVLMFTTYTDYWKDPGAYNVEQHWGIFGDPAA
- a CDS encoding uncharacterized protein (COG:B,K; EggNog:ENOG503NU3D) codes for the protein MSIERERKKLGNRLNHSIDGILELQDSTGFPVFETFQRLPLRSGTDYYKYIKNPISLHSVRQKVKKFGYTSGQEFIQDLTQITWNARLYNQRQSRVYTHAVILDNYLKDRIIPRLAQDKSVIDHESLHYPDLGPLPADDEPLVPLESATPDVKDEDYGDNQGDDDDYDEYQSMTPQPRRDIYQGMRPQYSSPYAQSSKHITGLETGIRRGRPPTVDKPYETRIKLILKNLKKLKNGPEVPLNIPFFDRLPDRNSYPEYYKVVSEPVSLFEIKGKLRTRKYNNVDEFLADLNLVFYNNKLFYGTHSAQIFQDLNMLEQEATNMIAQELQRSEQELMAFAAPGGDGIVRFPLDSLEVNGYIYRVGDWVLINNPNEPDKPTVGQIFRLWSLKDGTKYFNACWYYRAEQTCHRYDRLFYSNEVCKTGQYRDHIASEIIGPCYVVFLTRYQKGDLEKGVIPEGSPWFICEFRYNESNHVFNRIRTWRACLPDEIRDHPEPPVIPLREPRKLIKYESPIRALLPSGVDTNMSIPNVTEGAHPNAPPLVGSVYLREPDRDDDLGQYYTSPNVTASPENDDVVNNRKAYLFTPISQSKSVGYPATSSNAGYGSNVPGYGSAYTPSSSNPMLTGGVSSYYAAAGAPSVTSAVLAPPVASGLAQSPPQEFYDMNRYKPTPPAPKPYIAGPQRLRFEAPTRRQTTPSGSGQANNFHASTSSHSKVLPGGTVSYLIEDTESLAAVSDGITKRRRTDGSGVTEIVWYRSPPVLLAQRLVSQDASVVGHSARYLNWKASQV
- the BOS1 gene encoding protein transport protein bos1 (COG:U; EggNog:ENOG503NWAT), which produces MNSLYNHGLKQTQLLSKDLSSFEKNLSTSPLSLQGSISTSLTSFRKTVKEYGDLIKQNAKDQSIAKHDARLERFEQELADFTRKFDDLKVQRESTIHESNRQELLGRRHTQHVSDNPYDQTGGSEPASQQQQSQSMAYSEGLYNEKNALQRGSQQLDQILEMGQQAFEDIVEQNQILQQLGARFESSLMTLGVSQTTIRTIERRARQDKWLFWGGVIIMFVCFWYILKIFR